Genomic DNA from Pseudofrancisella aestuarii:
AAAAAATCTCAACAATAACTAGTAATGATAAGTTTAGAAAGATTATTACTATCAACTCAACAGATACTGCTCTTTTAGCTAGGCTTGATTTTGGCAAAAATGGTCAGAGCAGCTCATCATATCGTAGTGGTGGTGGCGGTGGCTCTTCTTATAGTGGTGGTAGCTCAAGTAGCAGTGGCGGCAGTTTCCGAGGAGGAGGGGGCTCATCTAGAGGTGGTGGAGCTAGTGGTAGTTGGTAATAGACCTCTCTACATTGTAAAAGATACTACGATGCTCTATTATTTAATAATTACTAGTTGGTTCAAAAACTTATTATGACACCTGGATCTTTTTTATCAATTATCATTTTTTCACTAATTATAATCATATTTGGTGTAATACTTTTACTTATTATAAAAGCTTTTATTTCAATGTATAACCAGCTTGTTAATAGCAAACAAATAGGTTTACAAACTTGGGCAGACATAGAATCAAGCCTACAGAAAAGACTAGATATAATTCCAAATCTTGTAGAAACTGTAAAAGGTTATGCCTCACATGAGAAAAGTACCTTAACAGAAGTTCAAGAGCTTAGGAGCCAATCATACGCTACAAAGGTTTCAAGTCCTGAACAAATAAAAGACTTTTTGAATAATCAAAATCAGCTTAGCTCAGCTTTAGCAAAACTTATGGCTGTTACTGAAAACTATCCAAATCTTAAAGCGGATCAAAATTTCCTAAGCTTACAGCAAGAACTCTCAGGAATTGAGTCAGAAATCTCTATAAAAAGAGATCGTTATAATAGCGCTATTCAAAGCTTTAATAGCCTTTTACTTAGTTTCTTCGGCAAAATAGTAAATGCTATTATGTTAAAATATCAAGAAATGCCATATTTCCAAGCAGATAAACAAGCAATTCAGCCGCCTAAGGTTTCTTTTAGTTAAAAGGTAAATTTACAAAATGAATAATAAAATACAAAAAGAAGCTTCTATATCACTTTCAACACTTTTTATTGGGCTACTAGCTTTCTTTGGCGTTATCATTTTGTTGATTAGTATAGTAACTATTGTAAACTACAACGGCTTAGTTAATAGTAAACAAGCTGTAATGAGAGAAATGGGAAATATTGAGTCGGCTATACAAAGAAGGGCAGATTTAATACCAAATTTAGTTAAAATAGTAAATCAGTATGCTAAACATGAAAAAGAAACTTTAGCTAATATCAAACAG
This window encodes:
- a CDS encoding LemA family protein, coding for MTPGSFLSIIIFSLIIIIFGVILLLIIKAFISMYNQLVNSKQIGLQTWADIESSLQKRLDIIPNLVETVKGYASHEKSTLTEVQELRSQSYATKVSSPEQIKDFLNNQNQLSSALAKLMAVTENYPNLKADQNFLSLQQELSGIESEISIKRDRYNSAIQSFNSLLLSFFGKIVNAIMLKYQEMPYFQADKQAIQPPKVSFS